One genomic segment of Acanthochromis polyacanthus isolate Apoly-LR-REF ecotype Palm Island chromosome 9, KAUST_Apoly_ChrSc, whole genome shotgun sequence includes these proteins:
- the LOC110956554 gene encoding LOW QUALITY PROTEIN: fatty acid CoA ligase Acsl3-like (The sequence of the model RefSeq protein was modified relative to this genomic sequence to represent the inferred CDS: inserted 1 base in 1 codon; deleted 3 bases in 3 codons) has product MKLKEDMNPLLLQVFRSVVWVYSFITFIPWYFFSGAGNNLERARRIKARSISGNPAGPYRAANSQEKLAAWLHPGVDTLDKMLEYAAKRFAQRDCLGPREVLSEEDELQPNGKVLQKVILGRYNWLSYEDTYQTAKSFGSGLAALSQKPQCNIAIFCETRAEWIVAAQACFMYNFPLVTLYATLGPMAIAHGLNETEVTHIITGKDLLQSRLKVPVCSILCDVPRLQYVIVVDSNXTSWPDIPRGIMVYSMEAVKEMGSKPDNIAVDRRQPEPSDIAVIMYTSGSTGIPKGVMISHGNLIAGITGMAERIPNLNETDTYIGYLPLAHVLELSAELVCISHGCRIGYSSPQTLADQSTKIKKGSKGDTSVLKPTLMAAVPEIMDRIYKNVMTKVEEMSKFQKMLFVLAYNYKMEQISKGYGTPLCDSLVFKRVRALLGGNTRVLLSGGAPLSAATQRFMNICLCCPVGQGYGLTETCGAGTISEIWDYSTGRVGAPLVCSEITLKDWEEGGYYSTDKPNPRGEILLGGPNVTMGYYKNENKNLEGFYVDEKGQRWFCTGDIGEFHPDGCLKIIDRKKDLVKLQAGEYVSLGKVEAVLKNCPLIDNICAYANSDQSYVISFVVPNQKQLMALAEQMDVKGTVEEICNNSHVEKEVLRIITEAAISAKLERFEIPKKIRLSAEPWTPETGLVTDAFKLKRKELKTHYQEDIERMYGGK; this is encoded by the exons ATGAAGTTGAAGGAGGATATGAACCCCctgctgctgcaggtcttccGCTCCGTGGTCTGGGTCTACTCCTTCATCACCTTTATACCCTGGTACTTTTTCTCCGGTGCTGGCAACAATTTGGAACGAGCCCGCAGAATCAAGGCACGCTCGATTAGCGGAAACCCAGCGGGGCCTTACAGAGCCGCCAACAGCCAAGAGAAGCTGGCTGCGTGGCTGCACCCCGGGGTGGACACACTGGACAAAATG CTTGAATACGCTGCAAAGAGGTTTGCACAGAGGGACTGTCTGGGCCCAAGAGAA GTGCTTAGTGAGGAGGACGAGCTCCAGCCAAACGGCAAGGTCCTTCAAA AGGTGATTCTAGGGAGATACAACTGGCTCTCATACGAGGACACCTACCAGACAGCAAAGTCCTTTGGTAGCGGTCTGGCAGCTCTCAGTCAGAAGCCGCAGTGCAACATCGCTATCTTCTGTGAGACCAGAGCGGAGTGGATTGTGGCAGCACAGGCTTGTTTCATGTACAATTTCCCAC TTGTGACCCTCTACGCCACCCTTGGGCCCATGGCCATTGCTCACGGCCTGAACGAGACCGAAGTCACGCACATCATCACA GGCAAAGACCTACTTCAGAGCCGTCTCAAGGTACCTGTTTGCT CTATTCTGTGTGACGTGCCAAGGCTGCAGTATGTCATTGTAGTGGACAGCA CCACAAGCTGGCCAGACATCCCCAGAGGCATCATGGTCTACAGCATGGAGGCTGTGAAGGAGATGGGATCCAAGCCTGACAATA TCGCAGTCGACCGCAGACAGCCAGAGCCTTCAGACATCGCCGTCATCATGTACACCAGCGGCTCCACAGGCATCCCCAAGGGTGTCATGATCTCCCATGGCAACCTCATTGCTGGCATCACAGGCATGGCCGAGCGAATCCCTAACCTCAA TGAGACAGACACCTACATCGGCTACCTGCCATTGGCCCATGTTTTGGAGCTCAGTGCAGAGCTGGTGTGCATCTCTCATGGCTGTCGCATCGGGTACTCTTCTCCTCAAACTCTAGCAGACCAG TCCACCAAGATAAAGAAGGGCAGTAAAGGAGATACCAGTGTGCTGAAACCTACTCTCATGGCTGCTGTACCT GAGATCATGGATCGAATCTACAAGAATGTAATGACCAAAGTGGAGGAGATGAGCAAATTCCAGAAGATGCTCTTTGTGCTGGCCTACAATTACAAGATGGAACAGATCTCCAAGGGCTATGGCACACCTCTATGTGACAG TTTGGTGTTCAAACGAGTGCGTGCGCTCTTGGGCGGGAACACTCGGGTGCTGCTTTCAGGCGGAGCGCCGCTCTCAGCAGCCACACAGCGATTCATGAACATCTGTCTGTGCTGCCCCGTGGGGCAGGGATATGGTCTGACAGAGACCTGTGGAGCTGGCACCATCAGTGAGA TTTGGGACTACAGCACAGGACGAGTTGGTGCTCCACTGGTTTGTTCAGAGATCACACTGAAGGACTGGGAGGAAG GTGGTTACTACAGCACAGACAAGCCCAACCCTCGAGGTGAAATTTTGCTCGGTGGGCCCAATGTAACGATGGGCTACTACAAAAACGAGAACAAGAATCTTGAGGGCTTTTATGTGGACGAGAAAGGCCAGAGATGGTTTTGCACTGGAGACATTGGAGAATTCCACCCTGACGGATGCCTTAAGATCATCG ATCGCAAGAAAGACCTGGTGAAACTGCAGGCAGGAGAATATGTGTCTCTAGGAAAAGTGGAGGCTGTTCTGAAGAACTGCCCACTCATAGACAACATCTGTGCCTATGCCAACAG TGACCAGTCATATGTGATCAGCTTCGTGGTGCCGAACCAAAAGCAGCTGATGGCACTGGCAGAGCAGATGGACGTAAAGGGCACAGTGGAAGAGATCTGCAACAACTCCCATGTGGAGAAAGAGGTCCTCCGCATCATTACTGAGGCTGCTATTTCAG CAAAACTGGAGCGATTCGAGATCCCCAAGAAGATCCGACTGAGTGCTGAGCCCTGGACACCAGAGACCGGCTTGGTCACCGACGCGTTCAAACTAAAACGCAAGGAGCTCAAAACACACTACCAGGAAGACATTGAGAGGATGTACGGTGGAAAATAA